One window of Scheffersomyces stipitis CBS 6054 chromosome 1, whole genome shotgun sequence genomic DNA carries:
- a CDS encoding predicted protein has product MSLTADSLKQIIQQRLEASLVQVEDMSGGCGQAFAVIIVSNIFQGKNKLLRHRLVNNALKEEIASIHAFTQKGFTPEEWLNQGGIL; this is encoded by the coding sequence ATGTCTCTTACAGCTGATTCTTTGAAGCAAATAATACAGCAGCGTTTGGAGGCTAGCTTAGTTCAAGTGGAAGACATGTCAGGAGGGTGTGGTCAGGCTTTTGCAGTTATCATTGTTTCCAACATTTTCCAGGGAAAGAACAAGTTGCTTAGACACCGATTGGTGAACAATGCTCTTAAGGAGGAGATAGCTCTGATCCACGCATTTACTCAGAAGGGATTCACTCCCGAAGAATGGTTGAATCAAGGTGGTATTTTGTAG
- a CDS encoding predicted protein, which produces MSTSSYDRVSLDSSLPTEDSTSSSPPFPQVSHFNKSEKYTIVFEDELLHIDSSNWRTSTLLKVQIFSAYCVFILFGLAEQTIGSIIPILQKDYSINDLQVSLIFISSITGYFTMALINDYTHKALGIKGVVVLGSTSMTLGYLIISTRPPFFIFALCYVMSGIGFGSLDAGLNGWMGNLIDSNQLLGILHGCYGIGCMISPPLITYLLEKHTNPWKWNHYYIVLSVVGCCCVVSLILTFKNETPKKYKFMGQLKNEAHKKKSKAPINDEEIELDSLTKTQDVDISDEELTASDSEQEDNTASLLVALKSPLVWAFATILFIYVGGEVAFGAWLMTFLIRIKKFPYKLSSWMATSFWMGLTVGRIALGFVTAYYFKTELMANFVYIILSTLGYFVFWLFAATNWVVLLFLVVFLTGMAVGPIFPTTIITAITILPSKYHASGIGFVCAFGGGGAAGVPFLIGLVAQSSEVGLRIFPLIVFVIFLILVAMWAVIVRRFTKTYDRNAI; this is translated from the coding sequence ATGAGCACCTCATCCTACGATCGAGTATCGCTAGATCTGCTGCTCCCCACAGAAGATTCCACCTCATCTTCTCCGCCTTTTCCCCAAGTCTCACACTTTAACAAATCTGAGAAATACACAATCGTCTTCGaagatgaacttcttcatatAGATTCCAGCAACTGGAGAACATCTACACTTCTCAAGGTTCAGATATTCTCTGCCTATTGCGTTTTCATTCTATTTGGTCTCGCTGAGCAAACCATCGGATCCATTATCCCCATACTTCAAAAGGACTATTCCATCAATGACTTACAAGTCAGTCTCATATTTATATCCTCTATCACGGGCTATTTCACCATGGCCCTCATCAACGATTACACCCACAAAGCTCTTGGAATAAAAGGAGTCGTCGTACTAGGCTCCACTTCCATGACGTTGGGATATTTGAtaatttcaacaagaccaccattcttcatctttgcTTTGTGCTATGTCATGAGCGGAATTGGGTTTGGCTCGCTAGATGCTGGTCTCAACGGCTGGATGGGCAATTTGATTGATTCAAACCAGCTTTTGGGTATCCTCCATGGTTGTTATGGTATTGGATGTATGATTTCTCCACCACTAATCACGTATTTGTTGGAAAAGCACACTAATCCATGGAAGTGGAACCATTACTATATCGTGTTGTCAGTAGTTGGATGCTGCTGTGTAGTTCTGCTAATCTTAACGTTCAAGAATGAAACACCTAAGAAGTACAAATTCATGGGTCAGCTCAAAAACGAAGCgcacaagaagaagctgaaagCACCCAtaaatgatgaagagatAGAGTTGGATTCGCTTACCAAAACCCAAGACGTAGATATCTCCGACGAAGAACTCACTGCCAGTGATTCGGAGCAAGAAGATAACACTGCATCGCTTCTTGTGGCACTTAAATCACCGTTGGTATGGGCATTTGCAACTATTTTGTTTATATATGTGGGTGGAGAAGTAGCATTTGGTGCCTGGCTCATGACCTTCTTGATCAGAATCAAAAAGTTCCCTTACAAGCTTTCATCCTGGATGGCTACTTCCTTCTGGATGGGCCTTACTGTAGGACGAATAGCGCTAGGTTTTGTGACAGCCTATTACTTCAAGACAGAGTTAATGGCCAACTTCGTCTATATTATTCTTTCAACCTTGGGATACTTCGTGTTCTGGCTCTTTGCAGCAACCAACTGGGTTGTCTTGCTATTTTTGGTAGTTTTTTTGACTGGCATGGCAGTAGGACCCATTTTCCCTACTACTATCATAACAGCAATAACTATCCTACCTTCCAAATACCATGCCTCTGGAATCGGCTTCGTCTGTGCTTTTGGTGGAGGTGGAGCGGCTGGTGTGCCGTTCTTAATTGGATTAGTAGCCCAATCCAGTGAAGTTGGATTGCGTATTTTCCCACTTATTGTGTTCGTAATCTTCCTCATCCTTGTAGCGATGTGGGCTGTTATTGTCAGAAGGTTCACAAAGACTTATGATCGCAACGCAATCTAG
- the OYE3.3 gene encoding NAPDH dehydrogenase (old yellow enzyme) (OYE32) (OYE32) (NADH:flavin oxidoreductase/12-oxophytodienoate reductase NAPDH dehydrogenase (old yellow enzyme)): MTNYKTSLDETNLFKPIKVGNLQLEHRAAHAATSRARSVNFTPTDIMLKYYDSRSKYAGTLIVVESVLASRSSGLVPFKSGLWLDSQAQAFRKITDSIHANGSYAAIQLFSPGRTANLDLLEKHLLPFVAPSAGLYVSEASKAKALEKGNKLRALSVEEIHEVQNEYVASAVNAVTNGNFDIIEIHGGSGHLVEQFLSPIANIRSDKYGGSVENRARFVLELIDKLIEHPAIGASRVALRLSPWSDTNGMVYPENIPCSENPTLLACQYIAQQLQDRADEGKEVAYLSVCEPRVSGSGDADPTGKSNESIYRLWKGVLMRTGGYATNFKGDPLAIKSNVARLKVVNGEVLHYQDLIHDVNVDDRTLIGFSRPFTSNPDLVTRLQKGWKLDVYDRDYFYSHTVDGYLTFGEYNNDEDNNHLQLSPEELSREGVPLV, encoded by the coding sequence ATGACGAACTACAAGACTTCTCTTGATGAGACTAATCTCTTCAAGCCTATTAAGGTTGGCAACCTCCAGCTTGAACATAGAGCGGCCCACGCTGCGACTTCGAGAGCCAGATCAGTCAATTTCACCCCGACAGACATCATGCTTAAGTACTACGATTCTCGTTCCAAATACGCTGGAACTCTCATAGTTGTTGAATCTGTTCTTGCTTCTCGATCGAGCGGTTTAGTGCCATTCAAATCGGGATTGTGGCTAGATTCTCAGGCTCAGGCTTTTCGTAAAATCACAGATTCTATCCATGCCAACGGCTCATATGCGGCTATCCAGTTGTTTTCACCAGGACGTACTGCTAACTTGGACTTGCTTGAAAAACACCTACTTCCATTTGTTGCTCCTTCGGCCGGTTTGTATGTCTCAGAAGCTCTGAAGGCTAAGGCACTTGAAAAGGGTAACAAGTTGAGAGCCTTGAGCGTAGAAGAAATCCATGAAGTTCAAAACGAATATGTAGCCAGCGCTGTTAATGCCGTGACCAACGGAAACTTCGACATAATCGAGATCCACGGTGGCTCTGGTCACCTTGTAGAACAGTTCTTGTCTCCGATTGCTAATATAAGATCAGACAAGTATGGTGGAAGTGTTGAGAACAGAGCTagatttgttcttgaactcaTCGATAAATTAATCGAGCATCCAGCTATAGGAGCCTCTCGTGTAGCATTACGTTTGTCGCCTTGGTCAGATACCAATGGTATGGTTTATCCAGAAAATATACCGTGCAGTGAAAACCCTACTTTGCTTGCCTGTCAATACATTGCACAGCAATTGCAAGACAGGGCAGACGAGGGCAAGGAGGTTGCTTATTTGTCAGTTTGTGAGCCTAGAGTGTCTGGTTCTGGCGATGCTGACCCTACGGGAAAGTCAAACGAGTCGATCTACAGGCTCTGGAAGGGAGTATTGATGCGTACTGGAGGATATGccaccaacttcaaaggTGATCCTTTGGCTATCAAATCCAATGTGGCCAGATTGAAGGTTGTGAATGGCGAAGTGTTACACTACCAGGATCTTATCCACGATGTCAACGTAGACGACAGAACATTGATAGGATTCTCCAGACCCTTCACTTCAAATCCTGATTTAGTAACCAGGTTGCAGAAGGGCTGGAAACTCGACGTTTACGATAGAGACTATTTCTACAGCCATACTGTCGATGGTTATTTGACATTCGGAGAGTATAATAACGATGAGGACAACAACCATTTGCAGTTGTCGCCCGAGGAGTTGTCCAGAGAGGGTGTTCCATTGGTGTAA
- a CDS encoding predicted protein, with protein MSEPLEYIPDSEDDEDCFLDSSNVSPFSLAAGLKSLSPSKRNTIQNRLRTSSKFGDIFSPDEWSDLSQVAKRSTIDRLEREIVEDSEEELSMSQLIPVVNGTSQNPLDIVQLQKSDHEDNNNLQIYLDSRNYETTSNSRRGLRKRNFASTHPYLADQAHYLGLSSIDYLNEVYQEKNHDLEPIVKFLNYNYLQQKAANPRDEKYRSKNFYSILGRQSRTAQNKEQHEIEEEKSRENKSDSLEFNYEFQETQPFSYQSQLGYDSFSEYNSDSDDSLDLSRNSRSIIVDDDDEGDQQVEPTYISTVDRYTDRYTNNHINRSRRIKNRVKPHSEESRKGLAIRKHTSRKPVVRSASRNEMINFITEEVVSQEDESILPSTDRELRESIIPKPYRLDSFGILSDSSSDEDIGSISENGSDIFEASPLSKDNINSDISFEAIDIRDVLTSNAGIDETNFVRESDYVNPMFSGGRSTKSKASSNDHRKKRKLGSGLGSKNSASGRKHIATRTSGQVPRKQRLLSETSFARLPKKSLKVNGRKIDKKKSSRKILETMDVPQSGKANAKDIFGAQYEFSRTPILATVVIEAESEKRVRNVNYSPNSFNFNKAYLHDDTNFQSNFILSAIDLSKIKALEEGKSYVLGKDSIHFLVMGETFNFNLLNMNNGEMVKYLSFILRLFRQNLYLDKVVADEIYESIKGVLQWSLICQEPPSTSSIKLLNGIFAHLIQVKDFKLAKKCWFWFPYFYLLYYCLHIISNNSGNSNLDALSNKISDLNRDYWLLFFRNFESIEFSSMLVNGKASKGYESFYIMFTSANSPSDMWKSVIAALKVVSTEVDVDITLDALHSLIVCLPSKFYSWSPFYVMYNFISGENDSTIHNKFLDVIQHLNKRFHWPFEERMVLLLYSGITFRRFGNFADEMLVSDLIGQIRSRDDIPDNCFFERFMMLLYSYVSELPEQTKTKRLITKFITSSHYHYQPGKEYYAMFMNRANFVLLLRQLSVVDLKNQVFDLISQITSSNDTTILSVALHFLGDYIDICLAKKGTIPFETLVEYANSLLSRYFTLPGVIKLWRRLVKVFEKIMTPFSDLKYSLQYLSILKNINLDKTQKLFKDLFRLVLQCLDRISRTKDYRLIKGLSDTLNEITLQNHRMLNVQMGRFPLPTVAEESDADLDVELGIRVWVRCTSLLPDPNWNQLILQKFPYTGNQYSRDKFSLFLFNEIIKYNSLKSCRDILSTNVLRSLCSFSFSKYLATTINLLHKEKVDIFEVQKGLTIDDITMFHLQNFRHRIVSNAICNISKSFKLNTVSKKNLIGGMVRTLNNEYDKYFSSNWYKDFCVKTIKCIKKECLELCADNTQIPSLASKLGILNSELDIYKLQTLPLTRRLSNLHAFIQEQLQTIKRKIGRLQAYY; from the exons ATGCTGGAGCCGTTGGAATACATTCCAGATTCGGAGGACGACGAGGACTGTTTTCTAGACTCTTCCAATGTGTCGCCCTTCAGCTTGGCAGCGGGGTTAAAACTGCTTTCGCCGTCGAAACGAAATACTATTCAGAACAGACTTCGAACATCATCTAAGTTTGGCGATATATTCTCGCCAGATGAGTGGAGTGATCTCTCTCAAGTGGCAAAAAGACTGACAATAGACCGTCTCGAACGAGAAATCGTAGAAGATagcgaagaagaactttccATGAGCCAATTAATACCCGTTGTCAATGGAACAAGTCAGAATCCGCTAGATATAGtccaattgcaaaagtcCGATCACGAAGACAATAACAATTTACAAATTTACTTAGACTCACGAAACTACGAAACGACGTCAAATTCACGTCGGGGATTGAGGAAACGAAATTTTGCTAGTACACATCCATATTTGGCTGACCAGGCGCATTACCTTGGATTGTCTAGTATAGATTATCTTAACGAAGTATACCAGGAAAAGAACCACGATCTTGAGCCCATAGTCAAGTTCCTTAACTACAATTATCTCCAACAAAAGGCAGCTAATCCTAGGGATGAAAAGTACAGGTCCAAGAACTTCTACTCCATTTTGGGGAGACAGTCAAGAACAGCACAGAATAAAGAACAacatgaaattgaagaagaaaaatctagagaaaacaaaagtGATAGTCTAGAGTTTAATTATGAGTTTCAAGAGACACAACCGTTTTCATACCAGAGCCAACTTGGGTATGACTCTTTTAGCGAGTACAATAGTGATTCGGACGACTCGCTTGATCTCAGTAGAAACTCCAGATCCATAATTgtagatgatgatgatgaaggcgatcaacaagttgagCCAACCTACATATCGACGGTCGACAGATATACTGATAGGTACACTAATAATCACATAAATCGTTCCAGAAGAATTAAAAATAGGGTTAAACCTCACAGTGAAGAAAGTAGAAAAGGATTAGCAATAAGGAAGCACACTTCTAGAAAACCAGTGGTTAGATCAGCACTGAGGAACGAAATGATTAATTTCATAACTGAAGAAGTAGTCagtcaagaagatgaaagtATACTTCCATCTACTGATAGAGAACTCCGTGAAAGTATAATTCCCAAACCGTATCGTCTAGATTCCTTCGGAATATTGTCTGATAGTTCATCAGATGAAGACATTGGATCAATTTCTGAAAACGGTTCAGATATTTTTGAAGCCAGTCCCTTGAGCAAGGATAACATTAACAGTGACATCAGttttgaagcaattgaCATTAGAGATGTGTTGACCTCAAACGCAGGAATTGATGAAACCAACTTCGTTCGCGAGTCTGATTATGTCAATCCAATGTTTTCTGGAGGAAGAAGTACAAAGTCGAaggcttcttcaaatgatCACAGAAAGAAACGAAAATTAGGTCTGGGATTGGGAAGTAAGAATTCGGcttctggaagaaaacACATAGCAACTCGTACTAGTGGGCAAGTCCCACGAAAGCAAAGACTACTTTCAGAAACATCCTTTGCCAGGCTTCCCAAAAAACTGCTAAAAGTTAACGGTAGAAAAATTgacaaaaagaaatcatcgaGAAAGATACTTGAAACTATGGACGTACCCCAAAGTGGAAAAGCAAATGCAAAAGACATTTTTGGTGCACAGTACGAGTTTCTGAGAACACCAATCTTAGCAACAGTAGTAATAGAGgctgaaagtgaaaagcGTGTGAGGAATGTCAATTATAGCCCTAactctttcaacttcaacaaggctTACCTTCACGATGACACTAATTTTCAGTCCAACTTCATATTGAGTGCTATCGATTTATCTAAGATTAAGGCATTGGAAGAAGGCAAAAGCTATGTTCTCGGGAAGGATTCCATTCACTTTTTGGTAATGGGAGAAACCTTTAACTTtaacttgttgaatatgaataATGGTGAGATGGTGAAATACCTTAGCTTCATATTAAGGTTATTTCGTCAGAACTTGTATCTTGACAAGGTGGTTGCTGATGAGATATATGAGTCCATCAAGGGTGTTCTTCAATGGTCTTTAATTTGCCAGGAACCACCTTCTACGAGTTCCATCAAGCTATTGAATGGCATTTTTGCTCATCTTATTCAAGTGAAAGATTTCAAACTAGCCAAGAAGTGCTGGTTCTGGTTTCCCTACTTTTATCTCTTATATTATTGCTTGCACATCATACTGAACAATTCTGGCAATTCTAACCTCGATGCCTTATCAAATAAGATATCTGATTTGAATAGGGATTACtggcttcttttctttcgCAATTTCGAAAGCATTGAGTTTTCCAGCATGCTAGTAAATGGAAAGGCCTCCAAAGGTTACGAGTCATTTTATATCATGTTTACTTCAGCAAATTCTCCGAGCGACATGTGGAAACTGGTAATTGCAGCGCTTAAAGTGGTGTCAACAGAAGTGGATGTGGATATTACGTTGGATGCTTTACATTCTTTGATAGTTTGCTTACCTTCAAAGTTTTACAGTTGGTCTCCATTCTATGTAATgtacaatttcatttctggTGAAAATGATTCCACGATTCACAACAAGTTTCTTGATGTCATTCAGCATTTAAATAAGAGATTCCATTGGCCATTTGAAGAGCGAATGGTTCTCTTATTGTATTCTGGAATCACCTTCAGAAGATTTGGCAACTTTGCGGATGAAATGTTAGTATCAGATTTGATTGGGCAAATTCGTTCGCGTGACGATATTCCAGACAACTGCTTTTTTGAACGGTTTATGATGCTACTTTATTCTTATGTTTCTGAGTTGCCCGAGCAAACAAAAACCAAAAGACTAATAACAAAGTTCATTACTTCGAGTCATTATCATTACCAACCCGGTAAGGAGTATTATGCGATGTTTATGAATCGTGCAAATTTCGTCCTATTGTTGCGTCAGCTCTCTGTTGTTGATCTAAAAAATCAAGTGTTCGACCTCATTTCTCAGATTACCAGTTCCAATGATACAACTATACTTCTGGTTGCATTACATTTCCTTGGTGATTACATTGATATTTGCCTAGCTAAAAAAGGTACAATCCCATTTGAAACATTAGTCGAATATGCAAATTCGTTGTTGTCAAGGTATTTTACTCTTCCTGGAGTAATAAAGCTTTGGAGGCGTCTAGTCAAAGTTTTTGAGAAGATAATGACTCCATTCTCTGATTTGAAATATTCTTTACAATATTTGTcgatattgaagaacatcaaTTTGGATAAAACTCAGAAATTATTCAAGGATCTTTTCAGACTAGTTTTACAGTGCCTTGATCGTATATCTAGGACCAAGGATTATAGATTAATTAAAGGGTTGTCTGATACTCTAAACGAGATAACCTTGCAAAACCATCGCATGTTGAATGTACAGATGGGACGTTTTCCGTTGCCAACAGTCGCAGAAGAATCTGATGCAGATCTCGATGTCGAGTTAGGTATAAGAGTATGGGTTCGGTGTACATCTTTACTTCCTGATCCTAATTGGAACCAGctcattcttcaaaaatttcCCTACACTGGTAATCAGTACCTGCGAGACAAGTTTTCCCTCTTTTTGTTCAACGAAATTATAAAATACAATAGTCTCAAGAGTTGCAGAGACATTCTATCTACGAATGTTCTTAGGAGCTTGtgttcattttcattctcaaaATATCTTGCTACTACAATTAACCTATTGCATAAGGAGAAGGTTGACATAtttgaagttcagaagGGATTAACTATTGACGACATCACCATGTTCCATTTGCAAAACTTCAGACATCGTATAGTATCAAATGCCATCTGCAATATTTCAAAAAGTTTCAAATTGAATACCGTGTCtaagaagaatttgatcGGGGGTATGGTGAGAACTTTAAATAATGAGTATGATAAGTACTTCTCTTCCAACTGGTACAAGGACTTCTGTGTTAAGACTATTAAATGTATCAAAAAGGAATGTTTGGAATTATGCGCCGACAATACTCAAATTCCATCTCTTGCCTCCAAACTTGGCATTTTGAACTCTGAGTTGGACATTTATAAATTGCAAACATTACCCTTGACAAGAAGATTATCTAATTTACACG CATTTATTCAAGAGCAGTTGCAAACAATCAAACGgaaaattggaagattGCAAGCATACTATTAG
- a CDS encoding GTPase-activating protein of the rho/rac family yields the protein MPEISDQKRLTKRKSKKVCRKCGLDITGQFVRALHNAYHVECFCCHECGNQCSAKFFPFDVVDEATGVKTQVPLCEYDYFKKLDLICFTCHSALRGPYITALGNKYHLEHFKCAVCQKVFESDESYYEHESNIYCHYHYSKLYASHCEGCHSSIVKQFVELFRGGRNQQWHPECYMVHKFWNVCIMADSVGLQSSFNVTENEIANLREIEEKDDFGIDPKLLLSIEQQIENVVMRCWLTLSGYEETTATCISDMLLNACTGNQRQGLLVTGKLILNVEVLFKALDCVLDLCDKSFPLVLDAQKSKPQVGQHADDSESSFNQLEEDFFQPLKKEPRNISGKIMSYLAILRKSNHIAQSGSLSAELLSVITGCAHYLKLLIRIGLNNALKVNKLNGNTIASDKFLELTSSYELYNKKSENSSQDNTFSILSKLAIPPKSTDACMSCTKSIEKSCIKFENKRWHPKCFNCSVCSRFISSEELPDTKFHENGLEIICQLCSSPGEAKVGFEIVSDLSQLVYLLKIAHTRSKAVMKVDFRKQSQTTVEQIQRPTEEAKRQHVAEDNYSKTINDVTRMRTRRQSQKLSNSIKKNARKSVIVEAPEANKAKQDDLAYSNLTDDNIAEELADVSFENNRGADTQFSRSDRNFSASSQLSYVASQRENEHFNVKKSLKIREEPQRQLTNTHLDRTSDLLKNEKSLTLDDIPRIVAAEQARDQRPNAFKHHQTLYQKPNHLQNVRTSPNMISPSSHLDSILTTPVGQGHIEKKQKYYSELTKEEHFIMRHIAVEALGEVAGNKFNKDELLSLIQTKKSPTFWDKFKFGSDKKDKHLGVFGVDLQDLTKKYGIDSDLGVGPSRLRIPIVVDDVISALKQKDMSVEGIFRLNGNIKKLRDLTEQINKSPLKSPDFSIQTAVQLAALMKKWLRELPNPLLTYTLYDMWISSQSFENPVLRKRVLQLTYCMLPRSHRNLLEVLLYFFSWVASFAEIDEETGSKMDIHNLATVIAPNILFSKQNSQADAQPQGGDTYFLAIEVVNQLIDMHEELCVIPDDLLQFFDKCGFVSDNITTKEIMNRVDKVLKENSKYFQNFEIKNPEGISNQEVRSNTISRGQSKAIHESHVEASDV from the coding sequence ATGCCAGAGATTTCGGACCAAAAGCGACTCACAAAGCGCAAGAGTAAAAAAGTCTGTAGAAAATGTGGTCTTGATATCACTGGTCAGTTTGTGCGAGCCTTACATAATGCGTACCATGTAGAATGCTTTTGTTGTCATGAATGTGGAAACCAATGTTCGGCAAAGTTCTTTCCTTTTGatgttgtagatgaagcCACTGGCGTTAAAACCCAAGTGCCTTTGTGTGAATACGAttatttcaagaaattggacTTGATATGTTTCACCTGCCACAGCGCATTGAGAGGTCCCTATATCACAGCTTTGGGAAATAAGTACCATTTGGAACATTTCAAATGTGCTGTTTGCCAAAAAGTTTTTGAATCCGATGAAAGTTACTACGAGCATGAGTCAAACATTTATTGTCACTACCATTATTCAAAGCTATATGCATCGCATTGTGAAGGTTGTCATTCTTCCATTGTCAAACAATTCGTCGAATTGTTCAGAGGAGGCCGTAATCAGCAATGGCACCCTGAGTGTTATATGGTGCACAAGTTTTGGAATGTGTGTATCATGGCAGATTCAGTAGGTTTACAAAGTTCTTTCAATGTTactgaaaatgaaattgcaaaCCTACGtgaaatcgaagaaaaaGACGATTTTGGTATCGATCCCAAACTTTTGCTTTCTATTGAACAACAGATAGAAAATGTAGTTATGAGATGTTGGTTGACTCTTTCTGGGTACGAGGAAACCACCGCTACTTGCATTAGTGATATGTTACTCAACGCATGTACTGGAAACCAGAGACAAGGACTTCTTGTAACGGGAAAGTTGATACTTAACGTAGAAGTTTTATTCAAAGCACTTGACTGTGTGTTGGATCTTTGTGACAAATCGTTCCCATTGGTTCTTGATGCACAAAAACTGAAGCCACAAGTTGGTCAACACGCTGATGATCTGGagtcttctttcaatcaactcgaagaagatttcttccagcctttgaagaaggaaccCAGAAATATATCAGGTAAGATCATGAGTTATTTGGCCATCTTAAGAAAGTCTAACCACATTGCTCAGTCAGGCAGTTTGTCTGCTGAGTTACTATCTGTGATTACTGGATGTGCTCACTATCTAAAGCTATTGATCAGAATTGGTCTCAACAATGCCCTCAaagtcaacaagttgaatggAAACACTATTGCATCAGATAAATTCCTTGAACTTACATCTTCATACGAATtatacaacaagaaatctgAAAACCTGAGTCAAGACAACacttttctgattttgtCCAAGTTGGCTATCCCTCCAAAGTCCACAGATGCTTGCATGTCTTGTACCAAGAGTATTGAAAAGTCGTGTATCAAATTTGAGAACAAGAGATGGCATCCTAAATGTTTCAATTGTTCTGTATGCTCAAGGTTTATTTCTTCAGAGGAGTTGCCTGATACCAAGTTCCATGAAAATGGCCTCGAAATCATTTGTCAATTATGTTCATCCCCTGGAGAAGCTAAAGTAGGATTTGAAATCGTCAGCGATTTGTCACAATTAGTCTATCTTTTGAAGATCGCCCATACCAGATCCAAAGCAGTCATGAAAGTGGACTTTAGAAAACAATCACAGACAACCGTAGAGCAGATTCAAAGACCTACTGAAGAAGCTAAGAGGCAGCATGTTGCGGAAGACAACTATTCTAAGACCATCAACGACGTTACAAGAATGAGAACTAGAAGACAGAGCCAGAAGTTGTCGAAttccatcaagaagaatgctAGGAAATCTGTAATTGTAGAGGCGCCCGAGGCTAACAAAGCTAAACAGGATGATTTAGCCTACAGCAACTTGACAGATGACAATATTGCAGAAGAGTTGGCGGATGTCTCATTTGAAAACAACAGAGGAGCTGATACTCAGTTCAGTAGATCTGACAGAAACTTCAGTGCCTCTTCTCAACTATCATATGTAGCATCACAACGAGAAAATGAGCACTTCAACGTCAAgaagtctttgaagatAAGAGAAGAACCCCAAAGACAGCTTACTAATACTCATCTCGACCGCACTTCAGATTTGTTAAAGAACGAAAAGTCGTTGACGTTGGATGATATTCCTAGAATTGTAGCTGCTGAACAAGCCAGGGATCAAAGACCAAACGCATTCAAACATCATCAGACCTTATACCAAAAACCTAATCACTTACAAAATGTCAGAACCAGTCCAAACATGATAAGCCCAAGTAGTCATTTGGATAGTATTTTGACTACTCCTGTCGGGCAAGGTCACattgaaaagaaacagaagtaCTATTCTGAGTTGACGAAAGAAGAGCATTTTATAATGAGGCATATTGCTGTAGAAGCATTGGGTGAAGTTGCTGGTAATAAATTCAACAAGGATGAGTTGCTATCATTGATTCAAACCAAGAAGCTGCCAACATTCTGGGATAAGTTCAAGTTTGGTAGCGATAAGAAGGACAAGCATTTGGGTGTATTTGGTGTCGACTTGCAAGATTTGACCAAAAAATATGGTATTGATTCAGACTTGGGTGTTGGACCTTCGAGATTAAGAATACCTATCGTGGTTGATGACGTCATCAGCGCTTTGAAGCAGAAGGATATGTCTGTGGAAGGTATCTTCCGTTTGAATGGtaatatcaagaagttgagagatTTGACAGaacaaatcaacaagagTCCATTGAAATCGCCAGACTTCAGCATCCAAACTGCTGTGCAGTTGGCTGCTTTGATGAAAAAATGGTTGAGAGAGTTGCCTAATCCGCTATTGACGTATACACTCTACGACATGTGGATTTCATCGCAGAGCTTTGAAAACCCGGTACTTAGAAAGAGGGTGTTGCAATTAACTTACTGTATGTTGCCCAGAAGTCACCGCAACTTGCTTGAAGTGTTGCtttacttcttcagctggGTAGCTTCGTTTGCTGAAATAGACGAGGAGACTGGTTCCAAGATGGACATTCACAACTTGGCTACGGTTATTGCCCCAAACATCTTATTTTCGAAGCAGAATAGTCAAGCAGATGCCCAGCCTCAAGGGGGCGACACCTATTTCTTGGccattgaagttgtcaatCAGTTGATAGATATGCACGAGGAATTGTGCGTTATTCCtgatgatcttcttcagtttttTGACAAATGTGGCTTTGTCTCAGACAACATTACTACAAAGGAAATTATGAATAGGGTTGATAAGGTACTCAAGGAAAACAGCAAATATTTCCAGAACTTTGAGATAAAAAACCCTGAAGGTATATCCAACCAGGAAGTAAGAAGCAATACCATCTCTCGTGGCCAGTCCAAGGCAATTCATGAGTCCCATGTTGAAGCCTCTGACGTCTAA